One region of Candidatus Dadabacteria bacterium genomic DNA includes:
- a CDS encoding metal ABC transporter permease, which translates to MLEFVVELFSDYTARTILLGAASLGVVSGVVGSYAVLRKQSLVGDVMSHAALPGIVLAFIIVGVKEQLPIFIGAALSAILAVFLINLVTENSRVKTDSAMGMALSVFFGLGLVLLTYAQRIPDANQAGLDKFLFGQAEALVEKDVLVIGLTGFFALLVVGLFWKEFKLLCFDPDFGGTMGFSMKSMDMLVTAVIVSAIVIGLQTVGVVLMSSMLIAPAVAARQWTGSMGLMIVLAAFIAVISGVTGVALSAGLENVPTGPAVIVCVSVIAFFSILFSPNGFFILKFKDAKSRREIKKDYVLKTLHDLALEHDDPSYAHSERLLALGSEKGFNVKKSLWELQTAGHVESVGEDNWRLTQSGIREVRKLSPLERNR; encoded by the coding sequence ATGCTCGAATTTGTGGTTGAGCTTTTCTCTGACTATACGGCCAGAACAATTCTTCTGGGAGCGGCTTCGCTTGGAGTTGTGAGCGGCGTGGTCGGCTCATACGCGGTGCTGAGAAAGCAGAGCCTTGTGGGCGATGTCATGTCGCACGCGGCGCTTCCGGGCATAGTGCTTGCCTTCATCATAGTGGGAGTTAAGGAGCAGCTGCCGATTTTTATCGGGGCTGCGCTCTCCGCCATCCTGGCAGTTTTTTTAATCAATCTCGTTACGGAGAACTCAAGGGTAAAAACTGACAGCGCTATGGGAATGGCTCTTTCGGTTTTTTTCGGACTGGGACTTGTCCTTCTTACCTACGCGCAGAGAATTCCAGATGCCAACCAGGCGGGACTTGATAAGTTTCTTTTCGGTCAGGCCGAGGCGCTTGTTGAAAAAGACGTTCTGGTTATAGGTCTTACAGGCTTTTTCGCCCTCCTAGTAGTGGGGCTTTTCTGGAAGGAGTTCAAGCTCCTCTGCTTCGATCCGGATTTTGGCGGAACCATGGGTTTTTCCATGAAATCTATGGACATGCTCGTTACGGCCGTGATAGTGTCGGCGATAGTGATCGGGCTTCAGACAGTGGGAGTCGTGCTTATGAGCTCAATGCTGATTGCCCCCGCGGTCGCGGCCAGGCAGTGGACCGGCAGCATGGGCTTGATGATTGTTCTCGCGGCTTTTATAGCGGTTATCTCCGGCGTTACGGGTGTTGCGCTGAGTGCGGGGCTTGAGAACGTGCCGACGGGACCCGCGGTTATAGTTTGCGTGAGTGTTATCGCTTTTTTCTCCATTCTTTTTTCTCCGAACGGGTTTTTCATCCTGAAGTTCAAAGACGCGAAGAGCAGGAGGGAAATAAAAAAGGACTATGTCCTAAAAACCCTACACGATCTCGCCCTTGAACATGACGATCCCAGCTACGCGCATTCCGAGAGACTGCTTGCGCTTGGGAGCGAAAAGGGTTTTAACGTTAAAAAAAGTCTCTGGGAACTTCAGACTGCGGGACACGTGGAGAGTGTCGGGGAGGATAACTGGCGTCTTACCCAAAGCGGTATTCGCGAGGTCAGGAAACTTTCCCCGTTGGAGAGAAACCGGTGA
- a CDS encoding metal ABC transporter ATP-binding protein produces the protein MNTGEQNPAVPAIRVTDLTVAYGDKTVLWDIDLEIPKGSMVGVVGPNGAGKTTLIKSIQGLVPRVAGVVSIHGRPYEKQRKEVSYVPQRGSVDWDFPTSVVDTVKMGSYGDLGWIRRPGKREHERALSALEKVDMLEFAQRQISQLSGGQQQRVFLARALVQSASVYLLDEPFQGVDATTEKAIVRILKELVTGGKTVLAVHHDLNTVSEYYERIAILNVGLVASGRVDDVFNSENLMKAYGGKTSFFPERKADRRAV, from the coding sequence ATGAATACCGGAGAGCAGAATCCGGCCGTTCCGGCAATCCGTGTGACGGATCTTACGGTCGCTTACGGAGACAAGACCGTTCTTTGGGATATAGATCTTGAGATTCCCAAGGGCTCGATGGTCGGGGTCGTGGGGCCAAACGGCGCCGGCAAGACAACGCTCATAAAGTCTATCCAAGGGCTTGTTCCCCGCGTCGCGGGAGTCGTTTCCATCCACGGAAGACCCTACGAAAAGCAGAGAAAGGAAGTCAGCTACGTCCCCCAGAGGGGTTCTGTGGACTGGGATTTCCCCACGTCTGTTGTGGATACGGTGAAAATGGGAAGTTACGGGGATCTTGGCTGGATAAGGCGTCCCGGAAAAAGGGAACACGAAAGGGCGCTTAGTGCTCTTGAGAAGGTCGATATGCTTGAGTTCGCCCAGAGGCAGATAAGCCAGCTCTCGGGGGGGCAGCAGCAGAGAGTGTTTCTCGCTAGGGCCCTTGTTCAGAGCGCATCGGTCTATCTGCTGGATGAGCCTTTCCAAGGGGTTGACGCCACGACCGAAAAAGCCATAGTCAGGATACTGAAAGAGCTTGTCACCGGGGGAAAAACAGTACTTGCGGTTCATCACGATCTTAACACCGTTTCCGAATACTACGAGCGGATCGCCATTCTTAACGTGGGACTTGTGGCTTCGGGAAGGGTGGATGACGTTTTCAATTCTGAAAACCTCATGAAGGCTTACGGGGGCAAGACCTCCTTTTTTCCCGAGAGAAAAGCAGACAGAAGGGCAGTGTGA
- a CDS encoding manganese transporter, which yields MKIITGMRFLLVSALLVFCAACAESSGSIKRESTIKVVTTTSIIGDLVENIAGEAVEVTSLMGTGVDPHLYKASAGDVEKLAGADMIFYNGLNLEGKITDVLGQMRKNGIFTVGVAEGIDKSLLFSPEEYQGYYDPHIWFDVALWKKAAKVVMEAFTLYDPENAPVYRHNAESYLEKLDLLQVYIQKKIATLQPDRKVLITAHDAFNYFGKGYGFEVMGLQGISTDSEASVADIKNLSKTITERKIPAVFVETSISPRYMRALRASVKARGFDVRIGGSLYSDSMGNPGTEEGTYIGMFKSNVDTIVESLSRSIEVADSNSKAAGDG from the coding sequence ATGAAAATCATAACGGGGATGCGGTTTCTTCTGGTGTCCGCGCTGCTGGTCTTCTGCGCTGCCTGCGCCGAGAGCAGCGGGAGCATAAAAAGAGAAAGCACGATAAAGGTGGTTACGACCACATCGATAATCGGGGATCTTGTCGAGAACATCGCCGGGGAGGCCGTTGAGGTCACCTCCCTTATGGGGACTGGGGTTGATCCCCACCTCTACAAGGCAAGTGCCGGGGACGTGGAGAAGCTTGCCGGCGCCGACATGATCTTCTACAACGGCCTTAATCTCGAGGGAAAGATTACTGATGTCTTGGGGCAGATGAGAAAAAACGGGATATTCACCGTGGGCGTTGCGGAGGGGATTGACAAGTCTCTGCTTTTTTCTCCCGAGGAGTATCAGGGGTATTACGACCCGCATATCTGGTTTGACGTGGCTCTCTGGAAAAAGGCGGCTAAGGTGGTAATGGAGGCGTTTACACTCTACGACCCGGAAAACGCCCCCGTCTACAGACATAACGCTGAATCCTATCTCGAAAAACTTGACCTGCTGCAGGTCTACATACAGAAAAAAATCGCCACGCTGCAACCCGATAGAAAGGTGCTTATAACGGCCCATGACGCGTTTAACTATTTCGGAAAAGGCTACGGGTTTGAGGTAATGGGACTTCAGGGAATAAGTACCGACTCCGAAGCCAGCGTTGCGGACATAAAGAACCTCTCAAAAACAATCACCGAGCGGAAGATTCCGGCCGTTTTCGTTGAAACTTCAATCTCTCCGAGATACATGCGAGCTCTTCGGGCCTCCGTGAAGGCAAGAGGCTTCGATGTTCGCATAGGCGGAAGTCTCTACTCGGATTCAATGGGCAACCCGGGAACGGAAGAAGGCACATACATAGGAATGTTCAAAAGCAACGTGGATACCATAGTCGAGTCCCTGAGCCGGAGTATCGAGGTTGCCGATTCCAATTCCAAGGCCGCCGGAGATGGGTGA